In Elaeis guineensis isolate ETL-2024a chromosome 1, EG11, whole genome shotgun sequence, a genomic segment contains:
- the LOC105039268 gene encoding LOW QUALITY PROTEIN: uncharacterized protein (The sequence of the model RefSeq protein was modified relative to this genomic sequence to represent the inferred CDS: deleted 3 bases in 2 codons; substituted 1 base at 1 genomic stop codon) has product MPKWCQRKSQAPSVDPQLCNPRKLGASSQRSCSSFNCPNLRHTPLSPPILRSAPILPPCLAGQNPQIXSIQLTANPLPFSSLFIFLLPLFPLFPTLRLRSTVTMASKFRTVFFLLPFLLFPAATAFNITSILGQFSDFSNLNNLLTQTQLASEINSRQIITVLSVNNAALSSVSNLPTDVLEKVLSFHVVLDYFDRDNITKLSNRSAILTTLLQASGLATGQNGFLNVTDMGNGQIALGSAAPGSNLTSQFVKVLVTHPYNISVLHISSVIVPPGLGISNGNGSSSPSPAPSSPFPAPRMTPGPSMGAPRMAPMPAFAPPRSTPPAPSPSYRSPSPSDAASPLPVVVRPPAPRVAPPMTGGGSPLGSPTGSPSGGVADVPSPTAPGDDASGARHVVGAGLVVALGVAFLVLSECN; this is encoded by the exons ATGCCAAAATGGTGCCAAAGAAAAAGTCAAGCTCCTTCTGTTGACCCACAACTCTGCAACCCAAGAAAATTAGGAGCCAGCTCCCAACGGTCATGTAGCTCTTTTAACTGCCCGAACTTAAGACACACACCCCTC TCCCCTCCAATCCTTCGATCCGCACCAATCCTCCCTCCCTGTTTGGCGGGACAA AATCCCCAAATATAGAGCATTCAGCTAACCGCTAATCCCCTACCTTTCTCATCTCTCTTTatatttcttctccctctcttcccccTTTTCCCTACTTTACGACTCCGCAGCACCGTAACCATGGCTTCCAAATTCcgcaccgtcttcttcctcctccccttcctcctctttCCCGCTGCCACGGCCTTTAACATAACCTCTATCCTCGGCCAGTTCTCCGACTTCTCCAACTTAAACAACCTCCTCACCCAGACCCAGCTCGCCTCAGAGATCAACAGCCGCCAAATCATCACCGTCCTCTCTGTCAACAATGCCGCCCTCTCCTCCGTCTCCAACCTACCTACGGACGTCCTTGAGAAGGTCCTTTCATTCCATGTCGTTCTCGACTACTTCGATCGCGACAACATCACAAAGCTCTCCAACAGGAGCGCCATCCTCACCACCCTCCTCCAGGCCAGCGGGCTCGCCACCGGCCAGAATGGGTTCCTTAACGTGACCGACATGGGCAATGGCCAGATCGCACTAGGCTCCGCCGCACCCGGCTCCAACCTCACCTCTCAGTTTGTCAAAGTTTTAGTCACGCATCCGTACAACATCTCGGTGCTCCACATCAGCAGCGTCATCGTCCCTCCTGGCCTCGGGATTTCCAACGGCAATGGGTCCTCGTCGCCATCCCCCGCACCATCCTCGCCATTCCCTGCACCTAGAATGACTCCTGGGCCGTCTATGGGCGCGCCAAGGATGGCACCCATGCCGGCGTTTGCACCACCAAGGTCGACTCCCCCCGCGCCGTCGCCATCATACAGGTCGCCGTCCCCATCGGACGCTGCGTCGCCGCTGCCAGTGGTCGTGCGTCCTCCGGCGCCTCGGGTGGCTCCTCCTATGACCGGCGGTGGATCACCATTGGGATCGCCGACGGGCTCTCCTTCTGGTGGTGTCGCGGATGTCCCTAGCCCAACGGCTCCCGGTGACGACGCTTCGGGTGCTCGGCATGTTGTTGGAGCTGGCCTTGTAGTTGCCCTGGGGGTTGCCTTCTTGGTGCTCTCTGAGTGCAATTAG
- the LOC105039270 gene encoding uncharacterized protein isoform X2: MSWLLRRNMLPLHSNSLARRPFASPLPLPPASLPSPRETHIWYVVPDELKDASLLYQYMELLSPCERQSVLRMNGERLQKGALLARALVRTTLARYTDGRLSPKSFKFQKNRFGKPEVEWDKYDLWAPPPLQFNISHTSTMIACGVTLDLPIGIDIEEKQRKTSNNILSLAHRYFSPVEVAYLKTLADPECRQSEFIRLWTLKEAYVKALGRGFSGTPFKDFTIRLEASNSKQVTGELKSDAPSIVVEAVDDPGILMNRWQFALFELNNSHYTAVCMERDVKNPDGENNSLKLEVWRTLPFVEDECVTETDAVKNIIR, encoded by the exons ATGTCTTGGTTGCTCCGCAGGAATATGTTACCGCTGCACTCGAATAGTCTTGCTCGGCGTCCATTCGCATCTCCGCTGCCTCTGCCGCCTGCGTCGCTCCCATCTCCGAG GGAAACACATATCTGGTATGTGGTTCCCGATGAGTTGAAGGATGCTTCCCTTCTATACCAGTATATGGAGCTCCTTTCGCCGTGTGAAAGACAAAGCGTTTTACGTATGAACGGAGAGAGGCTTCAGAAAGGTGCTCTATTAGCGCGAGCCTTGGTGCGCACCACTCTTGCAAGAT ATACAGATGGTAGATTGAGTCCAAAATCATTCAAATTCCAGAAGAATAGATTTGGGAAGCCTGAG GTAGAGTGGGATAAGTATGATCTTTGGGCCCCACCACCCTTGCAATTCAATATTTCACATACATCTACCATGATTGCCTGCGGTGTGACTTTGGATCTGCCC ATTGGCATTGATATTGAAGAAAAACAACGGAAGACAAGTAATAATATCTTGTCTCTTGCTCACCGTTATTTTTCCCCTGTTGAAGTTGCATACCTGAAAACTTTAGCAGATCCTGAGTGCCGGCAAAGTGAGTTCATTAGATTGTGGACCCTTAAA GAGGCATATGTCAAGGCTCTTGGAAGGGGGTTTTCAGGAACACCTTTCAAGGATTTCACAATTCGGTTGGAAGCAAGCAACAGCAAGCAAGTTACTGGGGAATTGAAATCTGAT GCACCCAGCATAGTTGTGGAAGCTGTTGATGATCCTGGAATCCTCATGAATAGGTGGCAATTTGCACTATTTGAACTTAATAATTCTCATTATACGGCAGTTTGCATGGAGAGGGATGTAAAAAATCCAG ATGGAGAGAACAACTCCCTGAAATTGGAAGTATGGAGAACGCTTCCCTTTGTAGAAGATGAATGTGTTACAGAAACGGATGCAGTCAAAAATATTATTAGATGA
- the LOC105039270 gene encoding uncharacterized protein isoform X4, giving the protein MLPLHSNSLARRPFASPLPLPPASLPSPRETHIWYVVPDELKDASLLYQYMELLSPCERQSVLRMNGERLQKGALLARALVRTTLARYTDGRLSPKSFKFQKNRFGKPEVEWDKYDLWAPPPLQFNISHTSTMIACGVTLDLPIGIDIEEKQRKTSNNILSLAHRYFSPVEVAYLKTLADPECRQSEFIRLWTLKEAYVKALGRGFSGTPFKDFTIRLEASNSKQVTGELKSDAPSIVVEAVDDPGILMNRWQFALFELNNSHYTAVCMERDVKNPADGENNSLKLEVWRTLPFVEDECVTETDAVKNIIR; this is encoded by the exons ATGTTACCGCTGCACTCGAATAGTCTTGCTCGGCGTCCATTCGCATCTCCGCTGCCTCTGCCGCCTGCGTCGCTCCCATCTCCGAG GGAAACACATATCTGGTATGTGGTTCCCGATGAGTTGAAGGATGCTTCCCTTCTATACCAGTATATGGAGCTCCTTTCGCCGTGTGAAAGACAAAGCGTTTTACGTATGAACGGAGAGAGGCTTCAGAAAGGTGCTCTATTAGCGCGAGCCTTGGTGCGCACCACTCTTGCAAGAT ATACAGATGGTAGATTGAGTCCAAAATCATTCAAATTCCAGAAGAATAGATTTGGGAAGCCTGAG GTAGAGTGGGATAAGTATGATCTTTGGGCCCCACCACCCTTGCAATTCAATATTTCACATACATCTACCATGATTGCCTGCGGTGTGACTTTGGATCTGCCC ATTGGCATTGATATTGAAGAAAAACAACGGAAGACAAGTAATAATATCTTGTCTCTTGCTCACCGTTATTTTTCCCCTGTTGAAGTTGCATACCTGAAAACTTTAGCAGATCCTGAGTGCCGGCAAAGTGAGTTCATTAGATTGTGGACCCTTAAA GAGGCATATGTCAAGGCTCTTGGAAGGGGGTTTTCAGGAACACCTTTCAAGGATTTCACAATTCGGTTGGAAGCAAGCAACAGCAAGCAAGTTACTGGGGAATTGAAATCTGAT GCACCCAGCATAGTTGTGGAAGCTGTTGATGATCCTGGAATCCTCATGAATAGGTGGCAATTTGCACTATTTGAACTTAATAATTCTCATTATACGGCAGTTTGCATGGAGAGGGATGTAAAAAATCCAG CAGATGGAGAGAACAACTCCCTGAAATTGGAAGTATGGAGAACGCTTCCCTTTGTAGAAGATGAATGTGTTACAGAAACGGATGCAGTCAAAAATATTATTAGATGA
- the LOC105039270 gene encoding uncharacterized protein isoform X8, whose protein sequence is MLPLHSNSLARRPFASPLPLPPASLPSPRLDTDGRLSPKSFKFQKNRFGKPEVEWDKYDLWAPPPLQFNISHTSTMIACGVTLDLPIGIDIEEKQRKTSNNILSLAHRYFSPVEVAYLKTLADPECRQSEFIRLWTLKEAYVKALGRGFSGTPFKDFTIRLEASNSKQVTGELKSDAPSIVVEAVDDPGILMNRWQFALFELNNSHYTAVCMERDVKNPADGENNSLKLEVWRTLPFVEDECVTETDAVKNIIR, encoded by the exons ATGTTACCGCTGCACTCGAATAGTCTTGCTCGGCGTCCATTCGCATCTCCGCTGCCTCTGCCGCCTGCGTCGCTCCCATCTCCGAG ATTAGATACAGATGGTAGATTGAGTCCAAAATCATTCAAATTCCAGAAGAATAGATTTGGGAAGCCTGAG GTAGAGTGGGATAAGTATGATCTTTGGGCCCCACCACCCTTGCAATTCAATATTTCACATACATCTACCATGATTGCCTGCGGTGTGACTTTGGATCTGCCC ATTGGCATTGATATTGAAGAAAAACAACGGAAGACAAGTAATAATATCTTGTCTCTTGCTCACCGTTATTTTTCCCCTGTTGAAGTTGCATACCTGAAAACTTTAGCAGATCCTGAGTGCCGGCAAAGTGAGTTCATTAGATTGTGGACCCTTAAA GAGGCATATGTCAAGGCTCTTGGAAGGGGGTTTTCAGGAACACCTTTCAAGGATTTCACAATTCGGTTGGAAGCAAGCAACAGCAAGCAAGTTACTGGGGAATTGAAATCTGAT GCACCCAGCATAGTTGTGGAAGCTGTTGATGATCCTGGAATCCTCATGAATAGGTGGCAATTTGCACTATTTGAACTTAATAATTCTCATTATACGGCAGTTTGCATGGAGAGGGATGTAAAAAATCCAG CAGATGGAGAGAACAACTCCCTGAAATTGGAAGTATGGAGAACGCTTCCCTTTGTAGAAGATGAATGTGTTACAGAAACGGATGCAGTCAAAAATATTATTAGATGA
- the LOC105039270 gene encoding uncharacterized protein isoform X7, translating into MSWLLRRNMLPLHSNSLARRPFASPLPLPPASLPSPRLDTDGRLSPKSFKFQKNRFGKPEVEWDKYDLWAPPPLQFNISHTSTMIACGVTLDLPIGIDIEEKQRKTSNNILSLAHRYFSPVEVAYLKTLADPECRQSEFIRLWTLKEAYVKALGRGFSGTPFKDFTIRLEASNSKQVTGELKSDAPSIVVEAVDDPGILMNRWQFALFELNNSHYTAVCMERDVKNPADGENNSLKLEVWRTLPFVEDECVTETDAVKNIIR; encoded by the exons ATGTCTTGGTTGCTCCGCAGGAATATGTTACCGCTGCACTCGAATAGTCTTGCTCGGCGTCCATTCGCATCTCCGCTGCCTCTGCCGCCTGCGTCGCTCCCATCTCCGAG ATTAGATACAGATGGTAGATTGAGTCCAAAATCATTCAAATTCCAGAAGAATAGATTTGGGAAGCCTGAG GTAGAGTGGGATAAGTATGATCTTTGGGCCCCACCACCCTTGCAATTCAATATTTCACATACATCTACCATGATTGCCTGCGGTGTGACTTTGGATCTGCCC ATTGGCATTGATATTGAAGAAAAACAACGGAAGACAAGTAATAATATCTTGTCTCTTGCTCACCGTTATTTTTCCCCTGTTGAAGTTGCATACCTGAAAACTTTAGCAGATCCTGAGTGCCGGCAAAGTGAGTTCATTAGATTGTGGACCCTTAAA GAGGCATATGTCAAGGCTCTTGGAAGGGGGTTTTCAGGAACACCTTTCAAGGATTTCACAATTCGGTTGGAAGCAAGCAACAGCAAGCAAGTTACTGGGGAATTGAAATCTGAT GCACCCAGCATAGTTGTGGAAGCTGTTGATGATCCTGGAATCCTCATGAATAGGTGGCAATTTGCACTATTTGAACTTAATAATTCTCATTATACGGCAGTTTGCATGGAGAGGGATGTAAAAAATCCAG CAGATGGAGAGAACAACTCCCTGAAATTGGAAGTATGGAGAACGCTTCCCTTTGTAGAAGATGAATGTGTTACAGAAACGGATGCAGTCAAAAATATTATTAGATGA
- the LOC105039270 gene encoding uncharacterized protein isoform X6 produces the protein MSWLLRRNMLPLHSNSLARRPFASPLPLPPASLPSPRETHIWYVVPDELKDASLLYQYMELLSPCERQSVLRMNGERLQKGALLARALVRTTLARYGRLSPKSFKFQKNRFGKPEIGIDIEEKQRKTSNNILSLAHRYFSPVEVAYLKTLADPECRQSEFIRLWTLKEAYVKALGRGFSGTPFKDFTIRLEASNSKQVTGELKSDAPSIVVEAVDDPGILMNRWQFALFELNNSHYTAVCMERDVKNPADGENNSLKLEVWRTLPFVEDECVTETDAVKNIIR, from the exons ATGTCTTGGTTGCTCCGCAGGAATATGTTACCGCTGCACTCGAATAGTCTTGCTCGGCGTCCATTCGCATCTCCGCTGCCTCTGCCGCCTGCGTCGCTCCCATCTCCGAG GGAAACACATATCTGGTATGTGGTTCCCGATGAGTTGAAGGATGCTTCCCTTCTATACCAGTATATGGAGCTCCTTTCGCCGTGTGAAAGACAAAGCGTTTTACGTATGAACGGAGAGAGGCTTCAGAAAGGTGCTCTATTAGCGCGAGCCTTGGTGCGCACCACTCTTGCAAGAT ATGGTAGATTGAGTCCAAAATCATTCAAATTCCAGAAGAATAGATTTGGGAAGCCTGAG ATTGGCATTGATATTGAAGAAAAACAACGGAAGACAAGTAATAATATCTTGTCTCTTGCTCACCGTTATTTTTCCCCTGTTGAAGTTGCATACCTGAAAACTTTAGCAGATCCTGAGTGCCGGCAAAGTGAGTTCATTAGATTGTGGACCCTTAAA GAGGCATATGTCAAGGCTCTTGGAAGGGGGTTTTCAGGAACACCTTTCAAGGATTTCACAATTCGGTTGGAAGCAAGCAACAGCAAGCAAGTTACTGGGGAATTGAAATCTGAT GCACCCAGCATAGTTGTGGAAGCTGTTGATGATCCTGGAATCCTCATGAATAGGTGGCAATTTGCACTATTTGAACTTAATAATTCTCATTATACGGCAGTTTGCATGGAGAGGGATGTAAAAAATCCAG CAGATGGAGAGAACAACTCCCTGAAATTGGAAGTATGGAGAACGCTTCCCTTTGTAGAAGATGAATGTGTTACAGAAACGGATGCAGTCAAAAATATTATTAGATGA
- the LOC105039270 gene encoding uncharacterized protein isoform X3, which translates to MSWLLRRNMLPLHSNSLARRPFASPLPLPPASLPSPRETHIWYVVPDELKDASLLYQYMELLSPCERQSVLRMNGERLQKGALLARALVRTTLARYGRLSPKSFKFQKNRFGKPEVEWDKYDLWAPPPLQFNISHTSTMIACGVTLDLPIGIDIEEKQRKTSNNILSLAHRYFSPVEVAYLKTLADPECRQSEFIRLWTLKEAYVKALGRGFSGTPFKDFTIRLEASNSKQVTGELKSDAPSIVVEAVDDPGILMNRWQFALFELNNSHYTAVCMERDVKNPADGENNSLKLEVWRTLPFVEDECVTETDAVKNIIR; encoded by the exons ATGTCTTGGTTGCTCCGCAGGAATATGTTACCGCTGCACTCGAATAGTCTTGCTCGGCGTCCATTCGCATCTCCGCTGCCTCTGCCGCCTGCGTCGCTCCCATCTCCGAG GGAAACACATATCTGGTATGTGGTTCCCGATGAGTTGAAGGATGCTTCCCTTCTATACCAGTATATGGAGCTCCTTTCGCCGTGTGAAAGACAAAGCGTTTTACGTATGAACGGAGAGAGGCTTCAGAAAGGTGCTCTATTAGCGCGAGCCTTGGTGCGCACCACTCTTGCAAGAT ATGGTAGATTGAGTCCAAAATCATTCAAATTCCAGAAGAATAGATTTGGGAAGCCTGAG GTAGAGTGGGATAAGTATGATCTTTGGGCCCCACCACCCTTGCAATTCAATATTTCACATACATCTACCATGATTGCCTGCGGTGTGACTTTGGATCTGCCC ATTGGCATTGATATTGAAGAAAAACAACGGAAGACAAGTAATAATATCTTGTCTCTTGCTCACCGTTATTTTTCCCCTGTTGAAGTTGCATACCTGAAAACTTTAGCAGATCCTGAGTGCCGGCAAAGTGAGTTCATTAGATTGTGGACCCTTAAA GAGGCATATGTCAAGGCTCTTGGAAGGGGGTTTTCAGGAACACCTTTCAAGGATTTCACAATTCGGTTGGAAGCAAGCAACAGCAAGCAAGTTACTGGGGAATTGAAATCTGAT GCACCCAGCATAGTTGTGGAAGCTGTTGATGATCCTGGAATCCTCATGAATAGGTGGCAATTTGCACTATTTGAACTTAATAATTCTCATTATACGGCAGTTTGCATGGAGAGGGATGTAAAAAATCCAG CAGATGGAGAGAACAACTCCCTGAAATTGGAAGTATGGAGAACGCTTCCCTTTGTAGAAGATGAATGTGTTACAGAAACGGATGCAGTCAAAAATATTATTAGATGA
- the LOC105039270 gene encoding uncharacterized protein isoform X1 — MSWLLRRNMLPLHSNSLARRPFASPLPLPPASLPSPRETHIWYVVPDELKDASLLYQYMELLSPCERQSVLRMNGERLQKGALLARALVRTTLARYTDGRLSPKSFKFQKNRFGKPEVEWDKYDLWAPPPLQFNISHTSTMIACGVTLDLPIGIDIEEKQRKTSNNILSLAHRYFSPVEVAYLKTLADPECRQSEFIRLWTLKEAYVKALGRGFSGTPFKDFTIRLEASNSKQVTGELKSDAPSIVVEAVDDPGILMNRWQFALFELNNSHYTAVCMERDVKNPADGENNSLKLEVWRTLPFVEDECVTETDAVKNIIR, encoded by the exons ATGTCTTGGTTGCTCCGCAGGAATATGTTACCGCTGCACTCGAATAGTCTTGCTCGGCGTCCATTCGCATCTCCGCTGCCTCTGCCGCCTGCGTCGCTCCCATCTCCGAG GGAAACACATATCTGGTATGTGGTTCCCGATGAGTTGAAGGATGCTTCCCTTCTATACCAGTATATGGAGCTCCTTTCGCCGTGTGAAAGACAAAGCGTTTTACGTATGAACGGAGAGAGGCTTCAGAAAGGTGCTCTATTAGCGCGAGCCTTGGTGCGCACCACTCTTGCAAGAT ATACAGATGGTAGATTGAGTCCAAAATCATTCAAATTCCAGAAGAATAGATTTGGGAAGCCTGAG GTAGAGTGGGATAAGTATGATCTTTGGGCCCCACCACCCTTGCAATTCAATATTTCACATACATCTACCATGATTGCCTGCGGTGTGACTTTGGATCTGCCC ATTGGCATTGATATTGAAGAAAAACAACGGAAGACAAGTAATAATATCTTGTCTCTTGCTCACCGTTATTTTTCCCCTGTTGAAGTTGCATACCTGAAAACTTTAGCAGATCCTGAGTGCCGGCAAAGTGAGTTCATTAGATTGTGGACCCTTAAA GAGGCATATGTCAAGGCTCTTGGAAGGGGGTTTTCAGGAACACCTTTCAAGGATTTCACAATTCGGTTGGAAGCAAGCAACAGCAAGCAAGTTACTGGGGAATTGAAATCTGAT GCACCCAGCATAGTTGTGGAAGCTGTTGATGATCCTGGAATCCTCATGAATAGGTGGCAATTTGCACTATTTGAACTTAATAATTCTCATTATACGGCAGTTTGCATGGAGAGGGATGTAAAAAATCCAG CAGATGGAGAGAACAACTCCCTGAAATTGGAAGTATGGAGAACGCTTCCCTTTGTAGAAGATGAATGTGTTACAGAAACGGATGCAGTCAAAAATATTATTAGATGA
- the LOC105039270 gene encoding uncharacterized protein isoform X5 — MSWLLRRNMLPLHSNSLARRPFASPLPLPPASLPSPRETHIWYVVPDELKDASLLYQYMELLSPCERQSVLRMNGERLQKGALLARALVRTTLARYTDGRLSPKSFKFQKNRFGKPEIGIDIEEKQRKTSNNILSLAHRYFSPVEVAYLKTLADPECRQSEFIRLWTLKEAYVKALGRGFSGTPFKDFTIRLEASNSKQVTGELKSDAPSIVVEAVDDPGILMNRWQFALFELNNSHYTAVCMERDVKNPADGENNSLKLEVWRTLPFVEDECVTETDAVKNIIR; from the exons ATGTCTTGGTTGCTCCGCAGGAATATGTTACCGCTGCACTCGAATAGTCTTGCTCGGCGTCCATTCGCATCTCCGCTGCCTCTGCCGCCTGCGTCGCTCCCATCTCCGAG GGAAACACATATCTGGTATGTGGTTCCCGATGAGTTGAAGGATGCTTCCCTTCTATACCAGTATATGGAGCTCCTTTCGCCGTGTGAAAGACAAAGCGTTTTACGTATGAACGGAGAGAGGCTTCAGAAAGGTGCTCTATTAGCGCGAGCCTTGGTGCGCACCACTCTTGCAAGAT ATACAGATGGTAGATTGAGTCCAAAATCATTCAAATTCCAGAAGAATAGATTTGGGAAGCCTGAG ATTGGCATTGATATTGAAGAAAAACAACGGAAGACAAGTAATAATATCTTGTCTCTTGCTCACCGTTATTTTTCCCCTGTTGAAGTTGCATACCTGAAAACTTTAGCAGATCCTGAGTGCCGGCAAAGTGAGTTCATTAGATTGTGGACCCTTAAA GAGGCATATGTCAAGGCTCTTGGAAGGGGGTTTTCAGGAACACCTTTCAAGGATTTCACAATTCGGTTGGAAGCAAGCAACAGCAAGCAAGTTACTGGGGAATTGAAATCTGAT GCACCCAGCATAGTTGTGGAAGCTGTTGATGATCCTGGAATCCTCATGAATAGGTGGCAATTTGCACTATTTGAACTTAATAATTCTCATTATACGGCAGTTTGCATGGAGAGGGATGTAAAAAATCCAG CAGATGGAGAGAACAACTCCCTGAAATTGGAAGTATGGAGAACGCTTCCCTTTGTAGAAGATGAATGTGTTACAGAAACGGATGCAGTCAAAAATATTATTAGATGA